A section of the Desulfotignum phosphitoxidans DSM 13687 genome encodes:
- a CDS encoding addiction module antidote protein translates to MKTNTSPYNPFDYLETEEEINEYLNDAFMDDDPQVFLVALGHLARKQGMQEVARRTGLNRESLYKSLSGSGNPHFFTVKKVIKALGCKLEVA, encoded by the coding sequence ATGAAAACAAACACCAGCCCATACAACCCTTTTGATTATCTGGAAACGGAAGAGGAAATCAACGAATACCTGAACGATGCGTTCATGGACGACGATCCCCAGGTGTTTCTGGTCGCCCTGGGCCATCTGGCCAGAAAACAGGGCATGCAGGAGGTGGCCAGAAGAACCGGGCTGAACCGGGAAAGCCTTTACAAATCGCTCTCCGGCAGCGGCAACCCGCATTTTTTTACCGTGAAAAAAGTGATCAAAGCCCTGGGCTGCAAGCTGGAGGTGGCGTGA
- a CDS encoding retropepsin-like aspartic protease translates to MKSDTKILIAIFSPTLIFVIILFSLYNFFGAQIITPHFWTNLFVQKKPSKQVVKGTVRVESKSLIPEKQMYPVGKKKTDLHGSDLIYSWIDDKGVKHFSNVQPSGITAAIETQKALKYQESKNFPERFQTKVVIRGNAVLVPVKIGYRGREKQTWLIFDTGATSTVIHDDLAKNMDIVPQKYSRAQIADGSIIPSKDAQLDYIIVGPYKISNFEIKIINHAGGSNLTKGLLGMNFLKYVDYNIDFKNQVITWYKKS, encoded by the coding sequence ATGAAATCTGATACCAAAATATTAATAGCGATTTTTTCTCCAACGCTCATATTTGTTATCATACTGTTTTCATTGTATAATTTTTTTGGTGCACAAATTATTACTCCCCATTTTTGGACCAATTTGTTTGTCCAAAAAAAGCCTTCAAAGCAGGTCGTTAAAGGGACTGTTAGAGTTGAAAGCAAATCTTTAATTCCAGAAAAACAAATGTATCCGGTGGGCAAAAAGAAAACGGATCTTCATGGTTCTGATTTAATCTATTCCTGGATTGATGACAAGGGTGTAAAACACTTTTCAAATGTCCAGCCCAGTGGGATAACGGCTGCAATAGAAACTCAAAAAGCCCTAAAATATCAAGAATCAAAAAATTTTCCTGAAAGATTTCAAACTAAGGTTGTTATTCGGGGGAATGCAGTTTTGGTGCCCGTAAAAATTGGATATCGAGGCAGAGAGAAACAAACCTGGTTGATTTTTGATACCGGCGCAACCAGTACAGTTATCCATGATGATCTTGCAAAAAATATGGATATTGTTCCACAAAAATATTCAAGAGCACAAATTGCTGATGGAAGCATAATTCCTTCCAAGGATGCACAATTGGATTATATCATTGTGGGTCCCTACAAAATTTCAAATTTTGAAATTAAAATCATAAACCATGCCGGTGGTTCAAATTTAACAAAAGGGCTTCTTGGAATGAATTTCTTGAAATATGTTGATTACAATATCGATTTCAAAAATCAAGTGATAACCTGGTATAAAAAATCATAG
- a CDS encoding type II toxin-antitoxin system HicA family toxin: protein MPNRHPLTLKDFIKKLKKFGVVSMARSRGKGSEIILLKPDSEGSTKGAQYPIKNHGKKTTIHVPVIKAALRRFDINEDEFWN, encoded by the coding sequence ATGCCTAACCGCCACCCCTTAACCCTGAAAGATTTTATCAAAAAACTGAAAAAATTTGGTGTGGTGTCAATGGCAAGAAGCCGTGGCAAGGGTTCTGAAATTATTCTGCTGAAGCCCGACTCCGAAGGATCAACCAAAGGCGCTCAGTACCCGATAAAAAACCACGGAAAAAAAACAACCATTCATGTTCCAGTCATTAAAGCAGCCCTGCGGCGTTTTGATATAAATGAAGATGAATTTTGGAATTAA